The Cervus elaphus chromosome 12, mCerEla1.1, whole genome shotgun sequence genome includes a region encoding these proteins:
- the JMJD7 gene encoding bifunctional peptidase and (3S)-lysyl hydroxylase JMJD7 isoform X2 — MAEAALDAVRRELREFPAAARELSVPLAVPHLDEPPSPLHFYRDWVCPNRPCIIRNALKHWPALRKWSLPYLRATVGSTEVSVAVTPDGYADAVRGDRFVMPAERRLPLSHVLDVLEGRAQHPGVLYVQKQCSNLPTELPQLLPDVEPHVPWASEALGKMPDAVNFWLGEAAAVTSLHKDHYENLYCVVSGEKHFLLHPPSDRPFIPYELYTQATYQLTEEGSFKMVDEEAMEKVPWIPLDPLAPDLARYPSYCQAQALRCTVRAGEILYLPALWFHHVQQSHGCIAVNFWYDMEYDLKYSYFQLLDSLTKVLGLN, encoded by the exons aTGGCGGAGGCGGCTTTGGACGCTGTGCGGAGGGAGTTACGAGAATTCCCGGCTGCGGCAAGGG AGCTCAGCGTGCCTCTTGCTGTTCCCCACCTGGATGAGCCCCCCAGTCCCCTCCACTTCTACCGGGACTGGGTCTGCCCCAACAGGCCCTGCATCATCCGAAATGCCCTGAAGCACTGGCCAGCCCTCCGGAAGTGGTCCCTCCCCTACCTCAG GGCCACCGTGGGCTCCACAGAGGTGAGTGTGGCAGTGACCCCAGATGGCTACGCGGATGCCGTGCGAGGGGACCGCTTTGTGATGCCTGCTGAGCGCCGCCTGCCCCTGAGCCACGTGCTGGACGTACTGGAGGGCCGAGCCCAGCACCCTGGGGTTCTCTACGTGCAGAAGCAGTGCTCCAACCTGCCCACCGAGCTGCCCCAGCTGCTGCCTGATGTGGAGCCCCATGTGCCCTGGGCCTCTGAGGCGCTGG GGAAGATGCCTGATGCTGTGAACTTCTGGCTGGGAGAGGCAGCTGCAGTGACATCGT TGCATAAGGACCATTATGAGAACCTCTACTGTGTGGTCTCGGGAGAGAAACACTTCCTGCTGCATCCACCCAGTGACCGGCCCTTCATCCCCTATG AGCTGTACACACAGGCAACCTACCAGCTAACCGAAGAGGGCTCATTCAAGATGGTGGATGAAGAGGCCATGGAGAAG GTGCCGTGGATCCCCCTGGACCCCCTGGCTCCAGATCTGGCCCGGTACCCCAGTTACTGCCAGGCCCAGGCGCTTCGCTGCACAGTGCGGGCGGGTGAGATTCTCTACCTGCCGGCCCTGTGGTTCCACCACGTCCAGCAGTCCCATGGCTGCATTGCTG TGAATTTCTGGTATGACATGGAGTATGACCTCAAGTACAGTTACTTCCAGCTGCTCGACTCCCTCACTAAGGTCTTGGGCCTCAACTGA
- the JMJD7 gene encoding bifunctional peptidase and (3S)-lysyl hydroxylase JMJD7 isoform X3, whose product MAEAALDAVRRELREFPAAARELSVPLAVPHLDEPPSPLHFYRDWVCPNRPCIIRNALKHWPALRKWSLPYLRATVGSTEVSVAVTPDGYADAVRGDRFVMPAERRLPLSHVLDVLEGRAQHPGVLYVQKQCSNLPTELPQLLPDVEPHVPWASEALVHKDHYENLYCVVSGEKHFLLHPPSDRPFIPYELYTQATYQLTEEGSFKMVDEEAMEKVPWIPLDPLAPDLARYPSYCQAQALRCTVRAGEILYLPALWFHHVQQSHGCIAVNFWYDMEYDLKYSYFQLLDSLTKVLGLN is encoded by the exons aTGGCGGAGGCGGCTTTGGACGCTGTGCGGAGGGAGTTACGAGAATTCCCGGCTGCGGCAAGGG AGCTCAGCGTGCCTCTTGCTGTTCCCCACCTGGATGAGCCCCCCAGTCCCCTCCACTTCTACCGGGACTGGGTCTGCCCCAACAGGCCCTGCATCATCCGAAATGCCCTGAAGCACTGGCCAGCCCTCCGGAAGTGGTCCCTCCCCTACCTCAG GGCCACCGTGGGCTCCACAGAGGTGAGTGTGGCAGTGACCCCAGATGGCTACGCGGATGCCGTGCGAGGGGACCGCTTTGTGATGCCTGCTGAGCGCCGCCTGCCCCTGAGCCACGTGCTGGACGTACTGGAGGGCCGAGCCCAGCACCCTGGGGTTCTCTACGTGCAGAAGCAGTGCTCCAACCTGCCCACCGAGCTGCCCCAGCTGCTGCCTGATGTGGAGCCCCATGTGCCCTGGGCCTCTGAGGCGCTGG TGCATAAGGACCATTATGAGAACCTCTACTGTGTGGTCTCGGGAGAGAAACACTTCCTGCTGCATCCACCCAGTGACCGGCCCTTCATCCCCTATG AGCTGTACACACAGGCAACCTACCAGCTAACCGAAGAGGGCTCATTCAAGATGGTGGATGAAGAGGCCATGGAGAAG GTGCCGTGGATCCCCCTGGACCCCCTGGCTCCAGATCTGGCCCGGTACCCCAGTTACTGCCAGGCCCAGGCGCTTCGCTGCACAGTGCGGGCGGGTGAGATTCTCTACCTGCCGGCCCTGTGGTTCCACCACGTCCAGCAGTCCCATGGCTGCATTGCTG TGAATTTCTGGTATGACATGGAGTATGACCTCAAGTACAGTTACTTCCAGCTGCTCGACTCCCTCACTAAGGTCTTGGGCCTCAACTGA
- the JMJD7 gene encoding bifunctional peptidase and (3S)-lysyl hydroxylase JMJD7 isoform X1, producing the protein MAEAALDAVRRELREFPAAARELSVPLAVPHLDEPPSPLHFYRDWVCPNRPCIIRNALKHWPALRKWSLPYLRWGLPWGGCGQCSGASRAGLNVHSSRATVGSTEVSVAVTPDGYADAVRGDRFVMPAERRLPLSHVLDVLEGRAQHPGVLYVQKQCSNLPTELPQLLPDVEPHVPWASEALGKMPDAVNFWLGEAAAVTSLHKDHYENLYCVVSGEKHFLLHPPSDRPFIPYELYTQATYQLTEEGSFKMVDEEAMEKVPWIPLDPLAPDLARYPSYCQAQALRCTVRAGEILYLPALWFHHVQQSHGCIAVNFWYDMEYDLKYSYFQLLDSLTKVLGLN; encoded by the exons aTGGCGGAGGCGGCTTTGGACGCTGTGCGGAGGGAGTTACGAGAATTCCCGGCTGCGGCAAGGG AGCTCAGCGTGCCTCTTGCTGTTCCCCACCTGGATGAGCCCCCCAGTCCCCTCCACTTCTACCGGGACTGGGTCTGCCCCAACAGGCCCTGCATCATCCGAAATGCCCTGAAGCACTGGCCAGCCCTCCGGAAGTGGTCCCTCCCCTACCTCAGGTGGGGGCTGCCCTGGGGAGGGTGTGGGCAGTGCTCTGGGGCCTCCAGGGCTGGGCTGAATGTCCATTCCTCCAGGGCCACCGTGGGCTCCACAGAGGTGAGTGTGGCAGTGACCCCAGATGGCTACGCGGATGCCGTGCGAGGGGACCGCTTTGTGATGCCTGCTGAGCGCCGCCTGCCCCTGAGCCACGTGCTGGACGTACTGGAGGGCCGAGCCCAGCACCCTGGGGTTCTCTACGTGCAGAAGCAGTGCTCCAACCTGCCCACCGAGCTGCCCCAGCTGCTGCCTGATGTGGAGCCCCATGTGCCCTGGGCCTCTGAGGCGCTGG GGAAGATGCCTGATGCTGTGAACTTCTGGCTGGGAGAGGCAGCTGCAGTGACATCGT TGCATAAGGACCATTATGAGAACCTCTACTGTGTGGTCTCGGGAGAGAAACACTTCCTGCTGCATCCACCCAGTGACCGGCCCTTCATCCCCTATG AGCTGTACACACAGGCAACCTACCAGCTAACCGAAGAGGGCTCATTCAAGATGGTGGATGAAGAGGCCATGGAGAAG GTGCCGTGGATCCCCCTGGACCCCCTGGCTCCAGATCTGGCCCGGTACCCCAGTTACTGCCAGGCCCAGGCGCTTCGCTGCACAGTGCGGGCGGGTGAGATTCTCTACCTGCCGGCCCTGTGGTTCCACCACGTCCAGCAGTCCCATGGCTGCATTGCTG TGAATTTCTGGTATGACATGGAGTATGACCTCAAGTACAGTTACTTCCAGCTGCTCGACTCCCTCACTAAGGTCTTGGGCCTCAACTGA
- the JMJD7 gene encoding bifunctional peptidase and (3S)-lysyl hydroxylase JMJD7 isoform X4, producing the protein MAEAALDAVRRELREFPAAARELSVPLAVPHLDEPPSPLHFYRDWVCPNRPCIIRNALKHWPALRKWSLPYLRWGLPWGGCGQCSGASRAGLNVHSSRATVGSTEVSVAVTPDGYADAVRGDRFVMPAERRLPLSHVLDVLEGRAQHPGVLYVQKQCSNLPTELPQLLPDVEPHVPWASEALGKMPDAVNFWLGEAAAVTSCRHWECRAGEEVVGRKCIRTIMRTSTVWSRERNTSCCIHPVTGPSSPMSCTHRQPTS; encoded by the exons aTGGCGGAGGCGGCTTTGGACGCTGTGCGGAGGGAGTTACGAGAATTCCCGGCTGCGGCAAGGG AGCTCAGCGTGCCTCTTGCTGTTCCCCACCTGGATGAGCCCCCCAGTCCCCTCCACTTCTACCGGGACTGGGTCTGCCCCAACAGGCCCTGCATCATCCGAAATGCCCTGAAGCACTGGCCAGCCCTCCGGAAGTGGTCCCTCCCCTACCTCAGGTGGGGGCTGCCCTGGGGAGGGTGTGGGCAGTGCTCTGGGGCCTCCAGGGCTGGGCTGAATGTCCATTCCTCCAGGGCCACCGTGGGCTCCACAGAGGTGAGTGTGGCAGTGACCCCAGATGGCTACGCGGATGCCGTGCGAGGGGACCGCTTTGTGATGCCTGCTGAGCGCCGCCTGCCCCTGAGCCACGTGCTGGACGTACTGGAGGGCCGAGCCCAGCACCCTGGGGTTCTCTACGTGCAGAAGCAGTGCTCCAACCTGCCCACCGAGCTGCCCCAGCTGCTGCCTGATGTGGAGCCCCATGTGCCCTGGGCCTCTGAGGCGCTGG GGAAGATGCCTGATGCTGTGAACTTCTGGCTGGGAGAGGCAGCTGCAGTGACATCGTGTaggcattgggagtgcagagcaggggaggaggttgtggggaggaag TGCATAAGGACCATTATGAGAACCTCTACTGTGTGGTCTCGGGAGAGAAACACTTCCTGCTGCATCCACCCAGTGACCGGCCCTTCATCCCCTATG AGCTGTACACACAGGCAACCTACCAGCTAA